The sequence TTTTCAATGGTTCTGGATAGGGTATTGAAGGTCTTGAACCCAGATTGGGCAACCTCTTCATGCCATTTGGCTAATCTTGTAAACGCATATATTTTCTCTTTTGTATTGCTGTAGATCCAGGATAATTTTTGAGCCAGACCATACGCTTTTTTAATATCAGGATAACGATCAAAAAGTATGTTAGCTCTTTGGGATTGTTCTAAAGTCCAGTTGTGTTCGGCTTTGTAGAGTAAATAGCGGCTTCTTGCGAGTAGTTGTTTGAGAGTCTCACCATTACTTAAAATTTCAGGGACATAAGCTCTTTTGTTTTTCCGGGATTCGTCAATGCCATTATTTTCAGCCTCTATAGCTTCCCAACGATGTCTTATTCTTATTTCCTGGAGTGCTTCGGTAGCTAACTGTTGAACATGGAAGCGATCAATAACCATACTTGCATGAGGAAAACATTTTTTTACGATTAACCCCATGCTACCCGCAAGATCCAGTGTGACTTCACGAACTCTCTTTCTAAGATGTAAGGGGATACTTTGTAGCAATGAGATTATGCTCTCCGAGTGAGTCCCCTTTAAAATCGCAACTATGGTACCCTTCTTCCCTTTTGCCGCTTTGTTGGAGAGGATTGTGTAAAGCTCTGAGTGTGATAAACAGGTCTCATCAATGGATAAATAAGGACCAATGTTTTCAGGAAATATAATTCCTTGTTCGGCTTTATTCTTGTATTTCCAATCGTTATAATCACTTAATTTCTTACGATAGTAACGCTGAAGCTTTTTGCCATTAATGCCGTAAAATGAGCCTATAGTTTTAATGCTATGCGCATGCGTATCAACTAATTTCTTTTAAAAAAGCCGCAAAATCGTTTGTGATTCGCGTCCCTTTTGTAATGATATCCCAATTACGAAAAACTACACTTCCGGTCTCCTCATTAAGCCAGCGACGACGCTTGACATGCAGAAAAACATTGTGCCCCCGA is a genomic window of Sphingobacteriaceae bacterium containing:
- a CDS encoding DDE transposase yields the protein MGSFYGINGKKLQRYYRKKLSDYNDWKYKNKAEQGIIFPENIGPYLSIDETCLSHSELYTILSNKAAKGKKGTIVAILKGTHSESIISLLQSIPLHLRKRVREVTLDLAGSMGLIVKKCFPHASMVIDRFHVQQLATEALQEIRIRHRWEAIEAENNGIDESRKNKRAYVPEILSNGETLKQLLARSRYLLYKAEHNWTLEQSQRANILFDRYPDIKKAYGLAQKLSWIYSNTKEKIYAFTRLAKWHEEVAQSGFKTFNTLSRTIENNYKRILNYFNNRSTNASAESFNAKIKAFRAQYRGVTDVNFFLFRLSKLFA